CCAACTGCAAGAATGGTTGATGGAAGGGGGGTGGGAGGCATTACGTTATGTCCTGATCTTTATGGATGCCCGCACGCTTGTGGGCGACGCTCAGCTGGTCTATGATTTGAGAGAACGGGTGTATAGCTACTGCGCACAGAATCCCGCCATTTTGCTACGTCTGTGGGAAAACACAGCATGGTTGAAGAAAGGGCTGGGTCTGTTCGGACAGTTTCTGACTACAGTTTCTGACTGAGGAAAAAGGTCCTCATGCGGGGGCTATCAATCTAAAAGAAACTGGATTGTTTCCATATATTAATGCCGCACGCCTTTTGGCCATCAGAGAGAGTGTGCATGAAACCTCTACCGTCCTCCGCTTGGAACGTTTGTATGCACTTGCTTTATATGGATGGCTGGAAACATACCAGGCTTGCTTCAAGCGGCTCATGGCCTACCGCCAAAGAGCGGGGGTCACCAATCACCCTGGCTATATCAGGGTGACTGACCTCAGCCGTGAGGAGAAAAAAGAGTTGAAGCACCTGATAAGCAAAGGAGTTGAATTATACCGGCGTACGGGAACATGGTTAAAGAGAGGGACCGTGTGGTGAAGTTTCAAGCTGTTGCCCAGAGGATGAAACAATTGTCGGAAAGGGTGGGTTCACATCTCTATGCCGCTCTCAGCAGCAGAGAAAAGAGAGAGGTGTGGCCGCAAGCCAGCTTTTTACGCCAGCTTGAAAAGGAGCTGCGGGAGGATAACTACTTGGAACAGCCCCTGAACGAACTGCCTGTGGTCGTCTTTGATGTGGAGACGACAGGATTTTTTCCTGAACAAGGGGATCGCATCCTGTCCATAGGAGCGGTGCGTGCCGTTGGCCAGCACATTCTGGAAGAGGATTCCCTGTACACATTGGTTCGCTCAGATGTATCCATTCCCAGAGAAGTGAGCCAATTGACCGGCATTACGGAGGATGATCTTGCTTCGGCGCCAGTGCTAGCTGATGTACTGACTCAATTTTTCAATTTTATCGGCACGGATCTCCTTGCTGCCCACCATGCCGGGCATGAGAAAGCCTTTATGCAGCAAGCGGTACGGGAGATGGGAGGCCGTTCCTTTCAACACCGTATTGTGGATACTTCGTTTCTGGTTAGAATTGTTAACCCCGCATTGAAGCAAAGTTCATTGGAAGTCTGCTGCTCCTTGTACAACATTAAGCCGGAAAACCGCCATCATGCCTTAGGTGATGCCCTGCTGGCGGCCAGGTTATGGACCTGTTTAGTGCAGGATATGACCGCCAAAGGGATCAATACTTTACAAGACGCATATCTGGCTTTAAGCCTTAATAAAAATAACTTTGTCATTAACAATTTGGGAGGGGATTAAAATGGGAAAGTACACGAAAGAGGACATTTTAAAAATAGCTAAAGAAGAGGATGTGCGCTACATCCGGTTGCAATTTACCGATCTGTTGGGAACCGTCAAAAATGTGGAGATACCCGTCAGCCAGTTGCCCAAAGCCCTTGATAACAAAATCATGTTTGACGGTTCTTCTATTGAAGGATTCGTGCGCATTGAAGAGTCTGATATGTATCTCTATCCTGATCTGGATACATGGCTCATCTTCCCGTGGGAACTTGAAGAAGGCAAAGTGGCCCGTTTGATTTGTGATGTCTATAATCCAGACGGAACACCGTTTGCCGGAGATCCGCGGGGGGTCTTGAAGCGGATGCTGAAAGAGGCAGAAACGCTAGGCTTTACGGCCATGAACGTCGGGCCTGAACCGGAGTTCTTCCTGTTTAAGCTGGATGAAAAAGGCAATACCACATTAGAAGTCAATGATCAAGGCGGTTATTTTGATTTGGCTCCCACCGATTTAGGTGAAAATTGCCGCCGGGATATTGTGCTCACCCTGGAAAAAATGGGCTTTGAAATTGAAGCCTCCCACCATGAAGTGGCCCCGGGACAGCATGAGATTGACTTTAAATATGCCAATGCTGTCACTGCAGCCGATTATATCCAAACCTTTAAAGTGGTCGTGAAAAACGTAGCTAAACAACACGGATTGCACGCCACGTTTATGCCCAAACCGCTGTTTGGAGTAAACGGATCAGGCATGCACTGTCACCAATCCCTGTTCAGGGGAGAGGAGAATGCCTTCTACGATGAACAGGATGAACTGGGCCTTAGTGACACCGCCAAACAATATTTGGCCGGCATTCTGTATCACGCCAGAGCCATGGCCGCCATTACAAATCCAACTGTCAACTCTTACAAACGTTTAGTGCCTGGCTATGAAGCTCCTTGCTACGTAGCCTGGTCGGCCAAAAACAGAAGCCCGCTGGTCCGAGTGCCGGCATCACGTGGTTTAAGCACGCGCATTGAATTGCGCAATCCGGACCCGTCGGCCAATCCGTATCTGGCCCTGGCCGTCATGCTGGCTGCTGGATTGGATGGTATCAAGAAAAAGCTGCCTCTGGTTCCGCCGACTAATCAAAATATCTATACCATGACAGAAGAGGAGCGCAAGGAAAACCGCATTGACAGTCTGCCATCCACGTTAAAAGAAGCGATTGAAGAGTTGAAACAAAATGAGGTGCTTAAAAAAGCGCTAGGTGAGCATATTTTCGCTCGCTTCATCGAAGCCAA
The sequence above is a segment of the Caldalkalibacillus thermarum genome. Coding sequences within it:
- a CDS encoding putative nucleotidyltransferase substrate binding domain-containing protein, giving the protein MFPYINAARLLAIRESVHETSTVLRLERLYALALYGWLETYQACFKRLMAYRQRAGVTNHPGYIRVTDLSREEKKELKHLISKGVELYRRTGTWLKRGTVW
- a CDS encoding exonuclease domain-containing protein, coding for MVKFQAVAQRMKQLSERVGSHLYAALSSREKREVWPQASFLRQLEKELREDNYLEQPLNELPVVVFDVETTGFFPEQGDRILSIGAVRAVGQHILEEDSLYTLVRSDVSIPREVSQLTGITEDDLASAPVLADVLTQFFNFIGTDLLAAHHAGHEKAFMQQAVREMGGRSFQHRIVDTSFLVRIVNPALKQSSLEVCCSLYNIKPENRHHALGDALLAARLWTCLVQDMTAKGINTLQDAYLALSLNKNNFVINNLGGD
- the glnA gene encoding type I glutamate--ammonia ligase, giving the protein MGKYTKEDILKIAKEEDVRYIRLQFTDLLGTVKNVEIPVSQLPKALDNKIMFDGSSIEGFVRIEESDMYLYPDLDTWLIFPWELEEGKVARLICDVYNPDGTPFAGDPRGVLKRMLKEAETLGFTAMNVGPEPEFFLFKLDEKGNTTLEVNDQGGYFDLAPTDLGENCRRDIVLTLEKMGFEIEASHHEVAPGQHEIDFKYANAVTAADYIQTFKVVVKNVAKQHGLHATFMPKPLFGVNGSGMHCHQSLFRGEENAFYDEQDELGLSDTAKQYLAGILYHARAMAAITNPTVNSYKRLVPGYEAPCYVAWSAKNRSPLVRVPASRGLSTRIELRNPDPSANPYLALAVMLAAGLDGIKKKLPLVPPTNQNIYTMTEEERKENRIDSLPSTLKEAIEELKQNEVLKKALGEHIFARFIEAKEIEWDMFRTQVHPWERDQYLTAY